The Burkholderia pyrrocinia genome includes a window with the following:
- a CDS encoding transporter substrate-binding domain-containing protein: MTNFNARRNLVNGKRIKWAIMTIGAIAAAAATLAAPVQAKEWKTVTVALEGGYAPWNLTLPGGKLGGFEPELLANVCGRIKVQCNMVAQDWDGMIPGLQAGKFDVLMDAISITPEREKILLFSRPYAATPATFAVTDTKIIPKAAPGAPAVRLTGDANADKPTVDALRKQLKGKTIGIQSGTVYTKFINDSFKDIASIRVYKTSPERDLDLVAGRIDASFDDVTYYAANIEKKENASIVLAGPKLGGPIWGPGEGLAFRKQDADLKTKFDAAIGAALADGTVKKLADKWFKTDVTP, from the coding sequence ATGACGAACTTCAACGCAAGGAGAAATCTCGTGAACGGCAAGCGCATCAAGTGGGCAATCATGACGATCGGCGCCATCGCGGCCGCGGCGGCGACGCTCGCCGCACCGGTGCAGGCGAAGGAATGGAAGACGGTGACGGTGGCGCTCGAAGGCGGCTACGCGCCGTGGAACCTCACGCTGCCGGGCGGCAAGCTCGGCGGCTTCGAGCCGGAACTGCTCGCGAACGTCTGCGGCCGGATCAAGGTCCAGTGCAACATGGTCGCGCAGGACTGGGACGGGATGATTCCCGGCCTGCAGGCCGGCAAGTTCGATGTCCTGATGGATGCGATCTCGATCACGCCGGAGCGCGAGAAGATCCTGCTGTTCTCGCGCCCCTATGCGGCCACGCCGGCGACATTCGCCGTCACCGACACGAAGATCATCCCGAAGGCCGCGCCCGGCGCGCCGGCCGTCAGGCTGACCGGCGACGCGAACGCCGACAAGCCGACCGTCGACGCGCTGCGCAAGCAGTTGAAGGGCAAGACGATCGGCATCCAGTCGGGCACCGTCTATACGAAATTCATCAACGACAGCTTCAAGGACATCGCGTCGATCCGCGTGTACAAGACCTCGCCCGAGCGCGATCTCGACCTCGTCGCCGGGCGCATCGACGCGTCGTTCGACGACGTCACGTACTACGCGGCGAACATCGAGAAGAAGGAAAACGCGTCGATCGTGCTCGCGGGCCCGAAGCTCGGCGGGCCGATCTGGGGGCCGGGCGAAGGTCTTGCGTTCCGCAAGCAGGATGCCGACCTGAAGACGAAATTCGATGCGGCGATCGGCGCGGCGCTCGCGGACGGCACCGTGAAGAAACTCGCCGACAAGTGGTTCAAGACCGACGTCACGCCGTAA